Proteins encoded in a region of the Thermosipho africanus Ob7 genome:
- a CDS encoding NAD(P)H-dependent flavin oxidoreductase, whose amino-acid sequence MKLPVLKIGNLISKLPIIQGGMSVGISLSSLASAVANEGGIGVIGAAGIGMFEDDFDTNYRQANIRALRKEIRKARKLSDGIIGVNIMVALSDFSELIKASIEEHIDIIFMGAGLALDIPAKEIKESGVKIVPIVSSKRAASLIIKYWKKHYGILPDAIVVEGPKAGGHLGFKKEQIFDPDYSLEKILKEVVKEINVYEKKYGKKIPVIAAGGIYSGGDIYKFLKLGADGVQMATRFVATKECDASEEFKKMYVNCKKEDITIIDSPVGLPGRAIKNKFIEDVEKGGKKPIKCSWKCLKTCDFKKVPYCIAKALTNAKLGFLKEGFAFAGENAYKVKEIITVKELINRIKKEFSDAQFAF is encoded by the coding sequence ATGAAATTACCTGTTTTAAAAATTGGGAATTTAATATCAAAGCTTCCAATAATTCAAGGTGGTATGAGTGTTGGAATTTCACTTTCAAGTCTTGCAAGTGCAGTTGCAAACGAAGGTGGAATAGGGGTTATTGGAGCTGCTGGTATAGGGATGTTTGAGGATGATTTTGATACAAATTACAGACAAGCAAATATTAGGGCACTTAGAAAGGAAATAAGAAAAGCTAGAAAACTTTCAGATGGGATAATAGGTGTTAACATAATGGTTGCATTGTCAGATTTTTCTGAATTGATAAAGGCTTCAATTGAAGAACACATAGATATTATTTTTATGGGCGCAGGTCTTGCGTTGGACATACCTGCAAAGGAAATAAAAGAGTCTGGTGTAAAGATAGTACCTATAGTTTCTTCAAAAAGGGCTGCAAGTTTAATTATAAAATACTGGAAGAAACATTATGGTATACTGCCAGATGCAATTGTTGTTGAAGGGCCAAAGGCAGGGGGACATCTTGGATTTAAAAAAGAGCAGATATTTGACCCTGACTATTCACTAGAAAAGATATTAAAAGAGGTTGTAAAAGAAATTAATGTGTATGAAAAAAAGTATGGTAAAAAAATACCAGTAATCGCAGCAGGTGGGATTTACAGTGGTGGAGATATATATAAATTTTTAAAATTGGGAGCAGATGGTGTTCAGATGGCAACAAGATTTGTTGCAACAAAGGAATGTGATGCCTCAGAAGAATTTAAAAAGATGTATGTAAATTGCAAGAAAGAGGACATTACAATAATAGATAGCCCAGTGGGACTTCCAGGGCGAGCTATAAAGAATAAATTTATTGAAGATGTAGAAAAGGGTGGAAAAAAGCCAATAAAATGCTCTTGGAAGTGCTTAAAAACATGTGATTTTAAAAAAGTACCGTATTGTATTGCAAAAGCACTTACCAATGCAAAGCTTGGTTTTTTAAAAGAAGGTTTTGCTTTTGCTGGTGAAAATGCATATAAAGTAAAAGAAATTATAACTGTAAAGGAGTTAATAAACAGGATAAAAAAGGAATTTTCAGATGCACAATTTGCCTTTTAA
- a CDS encoding carbohydrate ABC transporter permease, whose amino-acid sequence MKKFFSYFFLIIIAIYIITPLYVLLATSFKPLSEIGISDMWKLPKSWSLSGLIKAFNKLSPNLKNSFYLTIPATIVSALLGSLNGYVFSKVKFKGVNIIFAIILFGMFIPYQSVLFPLIRFLQKVNLYGTITGLIIVHVVYGIPITSLIFRNYYSEVPNELIEAAYMDGAGFFKTYSKVLFPISIPAFVVVIIWQFTNIWNEFLFAVTVTSNPAKQPITVALVNLAGSQVVEWNVQMAGALITALPTLVVYILLGKYFIRGLLSGSVKG is encoded by the coding sequence ATGAAAAAGTTCTTTTCATATTTTTTTCTAATAATAATAGCTATATATATTATTACCCCTCTTTATGTACTGCTTGCAACAAGTTTTAAACCTTTAAGCGAAATTGGAATTTCTGATATGTGGAAATTGCCAAAAAGCTGGTCTTTAAGCGGTCTTATAAAAGCATTTAATAAACTTTCTCCAAACCTTAAAAATAGTTTTTATTTAACAATCCCCGCTACAATTGTTTCTGCTCTTCTTGGCTCATTAAACGGCTATGTATTTTCAAAGGTAAAATTTAAAGGTGTGAATATAATCTTTGCAATTATCCTTTTTGGAATGTTTATTCCATACCAAAGCGTATTGTTTCCATTGATTCGTTTTCTTCAAAAAGTTAACCTTTATGGAACAATAACTGGATTGATAATCGTCCATGTTGTTTACGGTATACCTATAACCTCTCTGATTTTTAGAAATTACTACAGTGAAGTTCCAAACGAACTTATAGAAGCAGCGTATATGGATGGTGCAGGTTTTTTTAAAACCTACTCAAAAGTATTATTTCCTATCTCAATACCTGCCTTTGTTGTAGTTATAATATGGCAGTTTACAAACATATGGAATGAATTTTTATTTGCAGTAACTGTTACAAGTAATCCTGCAAAACAGCCTATAACCGTAGCTTTAGTAAACCTGGCAGGAAGCCAGGTTGTAGAATGGAATGTGCAAATGGCCGGAGCACTTATTACTGCCCTTCCAACACTCGTTGTTTACATTTTACTTGGAAAGTACTTTATAAGAGGGCTTCTTTCTGGATCTGTAAAGGGTTAA
- a CDS encoding carbohydrate ABC transporter permease, whose amino-acid sequence MRKKNLFIGLLVITPSIIAIAIFVYGFIGWTVRTSFSNWNSFSALLRGQYKFVGLRNYIRLFQDSRFQTDLWNTFFFTLFFLLGTIALGIIMAILVDKGLKGSRFFQNLFLFPMAISFVVTGTVWSWIFAPGNIPQNPQGLNLLLSKLGLEKLMWGWYTSTHSIGKFNVALIPVIIAAIWQLSGYTMAMYLAGLRGISEDIIEAARVDGASEWKIFWKIKMPLLTPITLSAMIILGHISLKIFDLVFSMTGSGPNFVTDVPAIYMFELTFRSNRYAMGSAIAIIMLCFVAVVIIPYLATNLRGERR is encoded by the coding sequence GTGAGAAAAAAGAACCTTTTTATTGGACTCTTAGTTATTACACCTTCCATAATTGCGATTGCCATATTTGTTTATGGATTTATAGGCTGGACTGTTAGAACGTCTTTTTCAAATTGGAATAGTTTTTCTGCACTTTTAAGGGGACAATACAAATTTGTTGGCCTAAGAAACTATATTAGGCTTTTTCAAGATAGCAGATTTCAAACGGATCTTTGGAATACCTTCTTTTTTACTCTATTTTTCTTACTTGGAACAATCGCACTTGGTATAATCATGGCAATTCTTGTAGATAAAGGATTAAAAGGCTCCAGATTTTTCCAAAACCTCTTTCTATTTCCAATGGCAATTTCTTTTGTTGTAACTGGAACTGTATGGAGCTGGATTTTTGCACCAGGTAATATACCTCAAAATCCACAAGGATTAAATCTTTTACTTTCAAAACTTGGACTTGAAAAACTTATGTGGGGTTGGTACACAAGTACACATTCAATTGGAAAATTCAACGTCGCACTGATACCAGTAATTATAGCTGCTATCTGGCAACTTTCAGGTTATACAATGGCAATGTATCTTGCAGGACTAAGAGGTATTTCTGAAGATATTATAGAAGCTGCAAGAGTTGACGGGGCATCAGAATGGAAAATTTTTTGGAAGATTAAAATGCCACTTTTAACACCAATTACTTTGAGTGCAATGATTATTCTTGGACATATATCTTTGAAAATTTTTGATTTGGTATTTTCAATGACAGGTAGTGGACCAAACTTTGTTACTGATGTTCCAGCTATCTACATGTTTGAATTAACCTTTAGAAGCAATAGATACGCAATGGGCTCAGCAATCGCTATAATTATGTTATGTTTTGTTGCAGTAGTTATTATTCCATATCTTGCAACAAACTTGAGAGGTGAAAGAAGATGA
- a CDS encoding ABC transporter substrate-binding protein, with product MKKILIIAFAIILSLSIFATENALEIFSWWTGGGEEEGLLALFDLFNKYYPDIQIINAAVAGGAGTNAKAVLKTRMLGGNPPDSFQVHAGMELTDTYVIPGLMEPITWLLKETGAYDKFPKDLIEIVSYKGEVYSVPVNVHRANVVFYNKKIAKEIGMTKEPTTWPEFLTYLDKAKKMGYVGIALGDKNKWTSLHLFESIMLAELGPEKYNKLWKGEASFNDPAIKQALSILKDILAYVNSDHSALTWQDATRMVFEGKAFCNMMGDWAEGYLKTLGWKPGVDFGWFALPGTQDAFMLVSDTFGLPKNAPHRENAIKWLKFLATVEAQDTFNPIKGSIPARIDADKSKYDVYLKWSMNDFSTKAICPSIIHGSAAPESFATALMDAINIFVTEQNVNQTFKEILWIAEDNGYLTD from the coding sequence ATGAAAAAGATTCTCATAATAGCCTTTGCAATAATTTTATCACTTAGTATCTTTGCTACAGAAAACGCTTTAGAAATATTTAGTTGGTGGACAGGTGGCGGTGAAGAAGAAGGTTTACTTGCTTTGTTCGATCTCTTCAACAAATACTATCCAGACATTCAAATTATCAACGCAGCAGTTGCTGGTGGAGCCGGTACTAACGCAAAGGCAGTGTTAAAAACCAGAATGCTAGGAGGAAATCCTCCAGATTCCTTCCAAGTTCACGCTGGTATGGAACTTACAGATACTTACGTAATTCCAGGACTCATGGAACCAATTACTTGGCTTTTAAAAGAAACAGGTGCATATGACAAGTTTCCAAAAGACCTTATAGAAATCGTTAGTTACAAAGGTGAAGTTTATTCCGTTCCCGTGAACGTTCACAGAGCAAATGTTGTTTTCTACAACAAAAAAATTGCAAAAGAAATAGGAATGACAAAAGAGCCTACAACATGGCCAGAATTTTTGACATACCTTGATAAAGCTAAGAAAATGGGATACGTTGGTATAGCACTTGGTGACAAAAACAAATGGACATCACTTCATCTTTTTGAAAGCATAATGCTTGCAGAACTTGGGCCAGAAAAATACAACAAATTGTGGAAAGGTGAAGCATCATTCAATGATCCAGCTATAAAACAAGCTCTTTCAATTCTAAAAGACATTCTTGCATATGTAAATTCAGACCATTCCGCTCTAACTTGGCAAGATGCAACAAGAATGGTTTTTGAGGGAAAGGCATTCTGCAACATGATGGGCGACTGGGCAGAAGGATATCTAAAGACACTTGGATGGAAGCCTGGAGTTGACTTTGGATGGTTTGCACTTCCTGGTACTCAAGATGCATTCATGCTAGTTTCAGACACCTTCGGATTGCCAAAAAATGCTCCTCATAGAGAAAATGCTATAAAGTGGTTAAAGTTCCTTGCAACAGTTGAGGCTCAAGACACATTTAATCCAATTAAAGGATCAATACCTGCAAGAATTGATGCAGATAAGTCAAAATACGACGTATATCTAAAATGGTCAATGAATGACTTTTCTACAAAAGCAATCTGTCCTTCCATAATACATGGTTCAGCTGCTCCAGAATCATTTGCCACAGCTCTCATGGATGCAATAAATATATTTGTCACAGAGCAAAATGTAAATCAAACATTCAAAGAAATACTCTGGATTGCAGAAGATAATGGATATCTAACAGATTAA
- a CDS encoding MFS transporter — MVFIFLNIFLGALLANSIAPLMPVFQEKLNATVAFSTFIPVVNTAGTTIFSFIISFFINKLGLKKTHFIGHLFLLSSLLILSFLESLKFILLGVFLLGAGLSIIFTSSTTFLSHFKDPKFGIVHGFFGLGGILSPMFVSLFLKSGISYKYLYLIYLSFVIFLFIWNMKMKFPDIKINEGSFSSSKPYLKPLFYITVLSLFFYSASEISTATWAPNLFLNFGFTKQQAALFLSIFWGLFTFSRFLMDFLLKFVNYRLYVLTITSLSFIFLSLLIVLKIPFLFYLFGLSMGAIFPLIQRNANIKLDKSEVGFLNGITYSATGIGSLLFISLMGYISKFSIRAMFVVPIIGLAVVFLLQKNLRE; from the coding sequence ATGGTATTTATTTTTTTAAATATTTTTCTTGGAGCGCTTCTTGCAAATTCAATAGCACCACTTATGCCTGTTTTTCAGGAAAAATTGAATGCGACAGTTGCTTTTTCTACTTTTATTCCAGTGGTTAACACAGCCGGCACTACAATTTTTTCATTTATTATTTCATTTTTTATAAATAAACTAGGATTAAAAAAGACTCACTTTATTGGTCATTTGTTTTTGCTGAGTTCATTGTTGATACTTTCATTCTTAGAAAGTTTAAAATTCATACTTCTTGGAGTTTTTCTTTTGGGAGCAGGGCTTTCTATTATTTTTACATCTTCCACGACTTTTCTTAGTCACTTTAAAGATCCAAAATTTGGAATTGTCCATGGTTTTTTTGGTCTTGGAGGAATATTATCACCGATGTTTGTTTCGCTATTTTTAAAAAGTGGGATATCATATAAGTATCTTTATTTGATTTACCTTTCTTTTGTTATTTTTCTTTTTATCTGGAATATGAAAATGAAATTTCCTGATATCAAGATTAATGAAGGTTCTTTTTCAAGCTCAAAGCCATATTTAAAGCCTCTTTTTTATATAACCGTACTTTCTTTGTTCTTTTATTCGGCTAGTGAAATAAGCACCGCTACTTGGGCACCTAACTTGTTTTTAAATTTTGGCTTTACAAAACAGCAAGCTGCATTATTTTTGAGTATTTTTTGGGGACTGTTTACTTTTTCACGTTTTTTAATGGATTTTCTCCTAAAATTTGTTAATTACAGGTTATATGTTTTAACGATAACTTCTTTATCTTTTATATTTCTATCTTTATTGATAGTTTTAAAAATACCCTTTTTGTTTTATCTTTTTGGTCTGTCAATGGGAGCGATTTTTCCATTGATACAAAGAAATGCTAATATAAAATTAGATAAGAGTGAAGTTGGTTTTTTAAATGGTATTACTTATTCTGCAACCGGTATAGGGTCACTTCTGTTCATTTCCCTTATGGGATACATTTCAAAATTTAGTATAAGGGCGATGTTTGTGGTACCAATAATTGGTTTGGCAGTTGTATTTTTACTTCAAAAAAATCTACGAGAATAA
- the wecB gene encoding non-hydrolyzing UDP-N-acetylglucosamine 2-epimerase, which translates to MKLAIVCGTRPEVIKVAPVYLKAKEMGIDVKLIATAQHRQMMDVMLNVFSIKPDYDLDVMRENQTLNLISSRIFSRIDEIFEREKFEWLFVQGDTTTAMTSAIAAFNRGIKVGHIEAGLRSNNLKDPFPEEMNRRVIDQVSDLMFAPTKKAYENLKKEGYEDERIKITGNTVVDALFYVKNKFDLEKIRKSLVDVKEYVLVTLHRRENWGEKMKKILRGIKRFSVEKDIPIVFPVHLNPKVREVVNQELGDFKNAKLLDPVGYVEFLSLLSGAKIVASDSGGIQEEAPSFGKFVVVCRNTTERPELIESGYGVLAGTEEESVYKSLIEGLDRKLAVDNPFGDGKASEKILSAVI; encoded by the coding sequence ATGAAACTTGCAATAGTTTGTGGGACAAGGCCAGAAGTTATTAAGGTTGCACCGGTTTATTTAAAAGCGAAAGAGATGGGAATTGATGTAAAATTAATTGCAACTGCACAGCATAGGCAGATGATGGATGTGATGCTTAATGTATTTTCCATCAAGCCAGATTATGATTTAGACGTAATGAGGGAAAATCAAACACTTAATTTGATTTCTTCTCGTATATTTTCTAGAATTGATGAAATTTTTGAAAGAGAAAAATTTGAATGGCTATTTGTTCAGGGAGATACTACAACTGCAATGACAAGTGCTATTGCAGCATTTAATAGAGGAATAAAGGTTGGACATATTGAGGCAGGTCTAAGAAGTAACAATTTAAAAGATCCGTTTCCTGAAGAGATGAATAGAAGAGTTATTGATCAAGTATCAGATCTAATGTTTGCTCCCACAAAAAAAGCATATGAAAATTTAAAAAAGGAAGGCTACGAAGATGAACGAATAAAAATAACAGGCAACACAGTTGTTGACGCACTGTTCTATGTAAAGAACAAATTTGACCTTGAAAAAATTAGAAAAAGTTTGGTTGATGTAAAAGAATACGTTCTTGTAACACTTCATAGAAGGGAAAATTGGGGAGAAAAGATGAAAAAAATATTGAGAGGTATAAAGAGGTTTTCAGTTGAGAAAGATATACCAATAGTGTTTCCGGTTCATTTAAATCCAAAGGTTAGGGAAGTAGTTAATCAAGAGCTGGGAGATTTTAAAAATGCAAAATTGTTAGATCCAGTAGGTTATGTTGAATTTTTGAGTTTGCTCTCTGGAGCAAAAATAGTAGCTTCTGATAGTGGAGGCATCCAGGAAGAAGCTCCAAGTTTTGGAAAATTTGTGGTTGTCTGCAGAAATACAACGGAAAGGCCGGAACTGATAGAAAGTGGATATGGAGTTCTTGCTGGCACTGAAGAAGAATCAGTCTATAAAAGTTTAATTGAAGGACTTGATAGAAAATTAGCGGTTGATAATCCATTCGGAGATGGAAAAGCATCGGAAAAAATACTATCTGCTGTGATATAA
- the plsY gene encoding glycerol-3-phosphate 1-O-acyltransferase PlsY yields the protein MEHHIYAILIGYFLGAIPFSFLIGKLKGIDIRKVGSGNVGGTNVLRSAGALYGALAFFLDILKGYLAVIFVSSFGINAMLLSGSFAVFGHCFPIYLKFKGGKGVATTFGVFLAINPWSGLVFFLIWLLIVIFTKYVSLGSIVGLLGASIFTFFIGKDYWVIFLALALFSTLRHKENIKRLLNGNERKTDVVKYFFGKGKKD from the coding sequence GTGGAACATCATATTTATGCGATATTAATTGGCTACTTTTTGGGAGCAATTCCTTTTAGCTTCCTAATTGGAAAGCTTAAAGGAATTGATATAAGGAAAGTTGGAAGTGGGAATGTCGGTGGTACTAATGTATTAAGAAGTGCAGGTGCCTTATACGGTGCACTTGCCTTTTTTCTTGATATTTTAAAGGGATATTTGGCTGTCATTTTTGTAAGTAGCTTTGGAATTAATGCAATGCTACTTTCTGGAAGTTTTGCAGTTTTTGGACATTGTTTTCCTATATATTTAAAATTTAAAGGTGGTAAAGGTGTTGCCACAACATTTGGTGTTTTTCTTGCAATAAATCCATGGAGCGGGTTGGTATTTTTTCTCATTTGGCTTTTAATAGTAATTTTTACAAAGTATGTTTCCCTTGGTTCTATAGTAGGTCTTTTAGGAGCATCAATTTTTACATTTTTTATCGGAAAAGATTATTGGGTGATTTTTCTTGCACTTGCCCTCTTTTCAACGCTTAGGCATAAGGAAAATATAAAAAGGCTTTTGAATGGAAATGAAAGAAAGACGGATGTTGTTAAATATTTTTTTGGAAAGGGGAAAAAAGATTGA